Proteins from a genomic interval of Equus quagga isolate Etosha38 chromosome 11, UCLA_HA_Equagga_1.0, whole genome shotgun sequence:
- the SLC35A1 gene encoding CMP-sialic acid transporter has product MAVPRENVSLLFKLYCLTVMTLVAAAYTIALRYTRTSDKELYFSTTAVCITEVIKLLLSVGILAKETASLGRFKASLIENVLGSPKELMKLSVPSLVYAVQNNMAFLALSNLDAAVYQVTYQLKIPCTALCTVLMLNRTLSKLQWISVFMLCGGVILVQWKPAQATKVVVEQNPLLGFGAIAIAVLCSGFAGVYFEKVLKSSDTSLWVRNIQMYLSGIVVTLAGVYLSDGAEVKEKGFFYGYTYYVWFVIFLASVGGLYTSIVVKYTDNIMKGFSAAAAIVLSTIASVMLFGLQITLTFALGALLVCVSIYFYGLPRQDTTSIQQGETTSKERVGV; this is encoded by the exons aaaatgtcaGTTTATTATTCAAGTTATACTGCTTGACAGTGATGACCCTGGTGGCTGCAGCTTATACCATAGCTTTAAGATACACAAGGACATCAGACAAAGAACTCTACTTTTCAACCACAGCCGTGTGTATCACAGAAGTTATAAAGTTATTGCTAAGTGTGGGAATTTTAGCTAA agaAACAGCCAGTCTGGGTAGATTCAAGGCGTCTTTGATAGAAAATGTCTTGGGGAGCCCCAAGGAACTGATGAAGTTAAGTGTGCCGTCGTTAGTGTATGCCGTTCAGAACAACATGGCTTTCCTAGCTCTCAGCAATCTGGATGCAGCAGTGTACCAG GTGACCTACCAATTGAAGATTCCCTGTACTGCTTTATGTACTGTTTTAATGTTAAACCGGACACTCAGCAAATTACAGTGGATTTCGGTTTTTATGCTGTGTGGTGGAGTCATACTTGTACAGTGGAAACCAGCCCAAGCTACAAAAGTTGTG GTGGAACAGAACCCACTGTTAGGGTTTGGCGCTATAGCTATTGCTGTATTATGCTCAGGATTTGCAG gagtatattttgaaaaagttttaaagagtTCAGACACTTCCCTTTGGGTGAGAAACATTCAAATGTATCTATCAGGGATTGTTGTGACATTAGCTGGCGTCTACTTGTCAGATGGAGCtgaagttaaagaaaaaggatttttctATGGTTACACATATTATGTCTGGTTTGTCATCT TTCTTGCGAGTGTTGGAGGCCTCTACACCTCTATTGTGGTCAAGTACACAGACAACATCATGAAGGGCTTTTCCGCAGCAGCAGCCATCGTCCTTTCTACCATTGCTTCAGTGATGCTGTTTGGATTACAGATAA CACTCACCTTTGCTCTGGGTGCTCTTCTCGTCtgtgtttctatatatttctatggATTACCCCGACAAGACACTACGTCCATCCAACAAGGAGAAACAACTTCAAAAGAGAGAGTCGGTGTATGA